AATTCAGTGACGTTAACCTCAGTTCAGGTTGAAGACCGTGGTGAAGTACTTCAATTGGATAAAGTGGGTGCAACGGGTAACGCGTATTTTGCTTACCCGCCAACAGCAGACTTGTCCCACTGGTCAGCTAACGGTGTTTTGGTATTTGATTTAAACGTGATAAGCACTGACAACGATGTCGATTTGTTGGTCAAAATTGACAGTGGTTGGCCTAATGTCAGTGATACTAATGTTGAACTACCTGCGTTAAATACTTGGACAGAAATTCGCTTACCGATTGATGAACTTGTAGCAAGTGGTAATCAATTTTCACCGGGTAGTTTTGCTGATTTAGCATCCGTTTCAAATCCATTTGTTATCGAGCCATTGGGTAATATGAGTTTGCAAATTGATAATGTGCGTTATGAATATGATGTGGCACAAACAGATGAACTGATTGTATATGATGATGCTGTCAAAGCGCCTTTTGAAATTGGTTATTATGCGGCAACAGGGAGTGTCGGGATTGAGCAAGTTGATGTGGGCGGTGATAACGGATTAGTAAGTCAATTTAGTTTCAATACAAACGAAGCGGTGGTTTATTTTCAAAGTCCTAATTTTCAACAAGATGTGAGTAGTTTTAATTTTGTTGAATTTGACTTAAATGTCACCACAGATCCCAGAGAAGTTCGAGACTTTAATATCAAAATTGATTGCGGACACCCTTGTAGTTCGGGAGATTTTGCTATCAATGCACCAGCAGTAGGCGCATGGACTCACTATAAAGTAGCCTTAGCAGATGTAGTAGCCAATACTGGTTCTAGTTTAGATTTAACCAAAGTTGATACGCCTTTAGTTGTTTTCCCTGCATGGGGAAATCAAAATGGTGTGGTCATGCAAGTTGATAACGTCATGCTGACTAAATAACTTGAACTTGGTTTAAGGCGTATTATTTAATCCTAGTTGGGTTTTAACAGTTTGAATACGAATGCAGTCAAGGCGTTGAGGGTTTTATGCTCATCGTTCTTGGCTTACTATCAAACTGAGGTTACAAATAAGTAACAATGGTGTGTTTGTTATTTAGGTTCGAATACGTAAATTAGGAATTTTTTATATAAGTGCATTCATACAAATGAATTTGTACAAGTACATTTATATAAGTGGATTCATATAAGTAATTTTAATAGGCAGTTTTTAATGTCTAAGACAAACTAAATAGTTATAAATCTTTAATACAGTCAATGGCATAATGTGAGCTGATTATTTTCTGGCTTAAAAGTCAGTATTTTCTAAGGAATGACCTTTGACAATTAAAGCATTAGAACAACAAATTAGTTTAACTAAAGCACAACTAGATATCGTGATTGCCATTGCTAGACAAGCAGGCGATGCCATTATGCAAGTGTATTCGACACCTGACTTGCAAGTAGAGCAAAAACAGGATGACAGCCCGGTAACAGCGGCTGATATCGCCAGCCACAATGTGATTGTGGGCGAGCTTGAAAAATATTTTGCTGATATTCCAGTGATGAGCGAAGAAGCTGCGGATATTGACTGGGACGTACGTAAAACATGGGCCACTTACTGGTTAATCGATCCATTAGATGGCACCAAAGAGTTTATTAAACGTAATGGTGAGTTTACCGTCAATATTGCGCTTATTCATCAAGGTAAAGCGGTTGCAGGTGTTGTTTACGCCCCCGTTTTAGATAAATGTTATTCAGGAATAGTAGGTCAAGGAGCTTGGCTTGAAAGTGATAATACGCAACAAGTATTGGATATCAGTGAGCAACCCATTAATGCTAAACCTATTGTCGTAGGTAGCCGCTCACATATTAGCCCAGGCCTTGCTGAGTACGTTGCCAATATTGGTGAGCATCAAATGCATAGCGTTGGTAGTTCGCTTAAGTTTTGTTTAGTAGCCGAAGGCAATGCCGATGTTTATCCACGTTTAGGATTAACAAGTGAGTGGGACACTGGAGCTGCGCAAGCCGTATTAGAAAGTGCAGGTGGTCAGGTGCTTAAATTCCCTGAATTAACCCCACTTGAGTACAACCAAAAAGAAGATATTTTAAATCCGTATTTTATTGCCGCATCACCTAAATGGTTTGAGCGTAAATAGTTTTTGTATCAAGGTTTGATTGAACATCTGAGTGTATTTAAGTCATAGCACACAGTTATTTCATCAAGGATACAGGCTTTACACAATCAAGATTGCAGCACCAAATGCGTATTTAGCTACAAATTATAATTAAATGGAGAGAGAAGTTATGATGCGCATGGGTGTTGACCTTGGCGGGACAAAAATTGAGTTAGTGGCGTTAGCGGAAGATGGCAGTGAGCTGTTTCGTAAACGTGTTCCTACTCCTAAAAATTATCCAGGCACTCTAGATGCCATTATAGGTTTAGTGGATGAAGCCGAAGCTGAAACTAAACAAAAAGGTTCTGTTGGTGTTGGGATCCCTGGTGTGGTTTCTCCTTTTACAGGCTTAGTTAAAAACTCAAACTCGACTTGGATTAATGGTCATCCATTAGATAAAGATTTAAGCGCTCGACTTGATAGAGAAGTTCGCGTGGCAAATGATGCTAACTGTTTTGCGGTTTCTGAATCTGTGGATGGCGCTGCAGCGGGCAAAGGTGTGGTCTTTGGCGTTATCATTGGCACGGGTTGTGGCGGCGGACTATCGATAAATGGTCGAGTTCATGGTGGCGGTAATGGTATCGCAGGTGAGTGGGGACATAATCCACTACCTTGGATGACATCTGATGAATTTAATTCGACTTCATGCTTTTGTGGCAATAAAGATTGTATTGAAACCTTTATTTCAGGTACTGGCTGGGTTCGTGATTTTCGCCGTGCAGGCGGTGAAGCGGATAGTGGCATTCAAATTTCTCAAATGATGTCAGAAGGACATCCGTTAGCCACACAAGCATTTGTGCGCTATATCGATCGTTTAGCGCGCTCACTAGCACATTTGATTAATATGATTGACCCTGATGTGATTGTTTTAGGTGGCGGGGTATCAAACATTGATGCCATTTATAACGAACTACCAAAAGTATTGCCTAAATATGTCGTCGGACGAGAGTGCGATACCATTGTGGTTAAAAACCAATTTGGCGCTTCTTCAGGTGTTCGTGGCGCTGCTTGGCTTTGGGGCAAAAACGAACATTAAATTACAGTTTAAAATGTTTGATAAAATATTTAACGGCGCTTTTTAGCGTCGTTTTTTATTGTGAAATTGATGATTAAAGTGATTGATATCTGCTTATTTTCGCAATCTACTTCAACAGTCGATACAATAGGGGGATTCCACTTTAGCTAACTCTAATTGAGCAGATTAACAGCAGATGAAATTGATGTTTTGGTTTAAAAAAGTCCTGTCGCAATTTGTCATGCCAGTTCCATTTATATTGATATGCTTATTTGTTGCGCTTTTTATATGGCGTTTTAAAGCTAAAAAACTCAAATCATTTGGTCAGTTCTGTTTAGCGATGGGTTTATCGGTTTTAATGCTATTGAGTAACTCTTTTATATCTGCCAATCTCGCAGAAAGTTTAGAGTCTAGATACCCTGTAAATGAACTCCCTCTAACACAAATAAATCAAGATGCATGTTATGTGATGGTGCTAGGTTCAGGACATCGCGAAAAGCAAAACATCAGCGCGGTGCAGCAATTATCATCTACGGCATTATCTAGACTTTCAGAAGGGATTAGACAGCTTAAGCTGGCTGGTAGTCACTGTACTTTAGTTGTCAGTGGTTGGAGCGGTGGGCTAACTCCAACTCCTCATGCTGTGATCATGAGACAAGCTGCCATTGAACTTGGTGTTGCTGCTGACAACATCGTTATTTTTCCTGATGCGCTAGATACCATTGAAGAGGCACAATCGATGAAGTCGCTTGTGGGTAACACCCCATTTATTTTAGTGACTTCAGCAACTCATATGCCTCGCTCAATGATGATTTTTACCACCAATAAGCTTTATCCCGTTGCCGCACCCACTAACTTTCTAAGTTCGCTAGGGTACTGGTGGCGATTCAGTGCAGAAAATTTATTTATCTCTCAGCGCGCGATTCACGAATATGTCGGTATGCTTTGGATAAATGTTAAAGGGCTCATCACCAATGTCTTATGAAACACCTGAAACTGATAATCAGACCAACAAAAACAAAGGTCCAAACCAACAGACTACAAAAACACAGCTGATTAGTCCTTATGGCAAACGAAACGGCATAACACTCAGTGTGTTTGGCGCGATAGCGCTGTTTATCAGCCTTATTTTATTTATTAATGCTAAAAGCTTGTTTGGTATTGGCATTGTGTTATTTGGTTTCGGCAGTGTGAGCTTAATTTTAGGTATCGCCAAAATTAACCAGCCTAAAGCCAGTTTTAAACTTACTGAGACAGGGCTAGATTTTTTTCACCAACGGGGCACAGTTCATATTGGTTGGGACAATATTCAAAGAGTGGATGTGTCACGGGTCACTCAAAATCTTGAGTTAATTGAACTACCCTACATTGGGTTTAAATTAAAACGAATAAACCCCATTCTTGATTGTATTTCACCGCGTTTGGCAACGGGTTTATTAACAGAGCAACGTCCATTGCTCATGACTGCTGCAACCCAAGATGAAGACTTACAGAGTTTAGAAACCTATTTAGGGGCCGAGTTTACGCCACTTGTAGTCAATGGGGATAGGTATCGTGGAGTGTTAGCAATGTTCGGGCATCGTTGCCAAACATTAGAGAGTCACTTAGGATTTCATCTTTATATTTCAATAGATAGCCTTGATAGACCACCCGCAGAGTTTGTTGAGCTATTACGCGAGTGGCAACAAGAGCATTTACTTTAATAGAGTTAACTTCAGTAAGGCTTACTTCAATAAGCCCATTGAGCTTAAGCTATTTAGCTTATGGCAGATAGCTCATGGCAGATAGCCTACACACTAACTGCAGAAAGCTGTGGGCTTTCAGCTGGTTCATCAGAAGGACTGACGACTTTTTCATTTAGCAAGCTGTTGTGCTCTAAGCTTTCATCATAGGCTTTGCGGTAACCAATAAACTGGCCGTTATCTAAGATTTCCATACGTTTACTGTATACTTCGCCATCGAAAGTACCTGTGTTAGTGATGGACAGTTTTTCACAGGTGATATTGCCACTCATTAGGCCAGATACTGTAGCTTCAATACAGACTACTCCGCCTGTTACCACGCCAGAAGGTTCTACTGTTACATTGCCAGATGCGCGAATTTCACCATTGATTTTACCAGCGATGAGCACATCTCCAGCGACTTTTATATTACCCGTTAATTCACAATCATTAGCGATGAAACTTAAGTTACTGGTAGGGCTTTTTTTACTAAACATGTAGGCTCTCTTTTTTCGCAAATTAGTCCACTATCAATAAGCGACCGAAATGGCTTTATTATAAAATTTAACAATTAATATAACGGCAAATAAAATCAAAAAAAACCATTAAATTTTGACTACCATGTCTTTTTCTGGCGGATAGTAGAATAAATCACTACTATTCACTGATTTTTGACTCATTGATACTAATTGACGCAGCAGGACAAGGGGATACACAAGCACCGCAGCCTGTACATGCATCGGTATCGACAATGGGTTTAGGCACTTGACCGACAGCCATTTTAAAGCTGATGGCGCGAGGATCGCAGGCATCTTTGCAACTTTGACACCAAACACCTTTATATGTCAGGCAAGAGTCATTAATGATGGCTTTGATCGTCCAAGGAGTAGCTTGAG
This window of the Shewanella goraebulensis genome carries:
- the cysQ gene encoding 3'(2'),5'-bisphosphate nucleotidase CysQ, producing MTIKALEQQISLTKAQLDIVIAIARQAGDAIMQVYSTPDLQVEQKQDDSPVTAADIASHNVIVGELEKYFADIPVMSEEAADIDWDVRKTWATYWLIDPLDGTKEFIKRNGEFTVNIALIHQGKAVAGVVYAPVLDKCYSGIVGQGAWLESDNTQQVLDISEQPINAKPIVVGSRSHISPGLAEYVANIGEHQMHSVGSSLKFCLVAEGNADVYPRLGLTSEWDTGAAQAVLESAGGQVLKFPELTPLEYNQKEDILNPYFIAASPKWFERK
- the mak gene encoding fructokinase, whose amino-acid sequence is MMRMGVDLGGTKIELVALAEDGSELFRKRVPTPKNYPGTLDAIIGLVDEAEAETKQKGSVGVGIPGVVSPFTGLVKNSNSTWINGHPLDKDLSARLDREVRVANDANCFAVSESVDGAAAGKGVVFGVIIGTGCGGGLSINGRVHGGGNGIAGEWGHNPLPWMTSDEFNSTSCFCGNKDCIETFISGTGWVRDFRRAGGEADSGIQISQMMSEGHPLATQAFVRYIDRLARSLAHLINMIDPDVIVLGGGVSNIDAIYNELPKVLPKYVVGRECDTIVVKNQFGASSGVRGAAWLWGKNEH
- a CDS encoding ElyC/SanA/YdcF family protein, whose protein sequence is MFWFKKVLSQFVMPVPFILICLFVALFIWRFKAKKLKSFGQFCLAMGLSVLMLLSNSFISANLAESLESRYPVNELPLTQINQDACYVMVLGSGHREKQNISAVQQLSSTALSRLSEGIRQLKLAGSHCTLVVSGWSGGLTPTPHAVIMRQAAIELGVAADNIVIFPDALDTIEEAQSMKSLVGNTPFILVTSATHMPRSMMIFTTNKLYPVAAPTNFLSSLGYWWRFSAENLFISQRAIHEYVGMLWINVKGLITNVL
- a CDS encoding DUF2982 domain-containing protein produces the protein MSYETPETDNQTNKNKGPNQQTTKTQLISPYGKRNGITLSVFGAIALFISLILFINAKSLFGIGIVLFGFGSVSLILGIAKINQPKASFKLTETGLDFFHQRGTVHIGWDNIQRVDVSRVTQNLELIELPYIGFKLKRINPILDCISPRLATGLLTEQRPLLMTAATQDEDLQSLETYLGAEFTPLVVNGDRYRGVLAMFGHRCQTLESHLGFHLYISIDSLDRPPAEFVELLREWQQEHLL
- a CDS encoding bactofilin family protein, yielding MFSKKSPTSNLSFIANDCELTGNIKVAGDVLIAGKINGEIRASGNVTVEPSGVVTGGVVCIEATVSGLMSGNITCEKLSITNTGTFDGEVYSKRMEILDNGQFIGYRKAYDESLEHNSLLNEKVVSPSDEPAESPQLSAVSV